Part of the Scrofimicrobium sp. R131 genome is shown below.
GGGCACCACCAGCGTGACCCGCTTGCCGTCAAAGTCGTACCGACCCAACTCCGTCAGCACAAACTGACGGATTTGGTCCTCACTGAGCACCGTGTCAGGACCGCCCAGCCGGGCTGCCTCGGGCACCCCGGGATACAGCTCGCTCATGATCACCTCTTAACTCGGGCGTTTCCCGCCCAAATGGACCAGACCTGCTCTTCGTCGGCCGGGGTGGCGTAGTCGGCCACCGTGGTGGCCGCCAGAGCGCCGGTAGCCCAGCCGAACTCCATGCACCGCCGAGCTTCCCAGCCCTGCAAGATGCCGTAGAGGACGCCTCCGACCGAACCGTCCCCGCCGCCAATTCGGTCCATCACTTCGATGTCGCGCAGGTCGGCGACATTGAACTCGCCGTCATGCCAGAGGATCATGCCCCACTTGTGCCGGTTGGCAGAGACCACCTCGCGCAGCGACGTCCCAATGTAGTGCGCCTGCGGGTAGGCCTGGGAGATCCGCGTGATCATCTCCTGGAAGTTCTGGATCTTGTCCGAAATAGATTCGCCCCCGGCTTCGGGACCCTGGATCCCCAGGCAAAGCTGGAAGTCCTCTTCGTTGCCGTACAGCACGTCGCAGTGGGAGGCGATCTCATGGAAGGCAGCCGCCAGCTCGTCTTCCCGTCCGGCCCAGAAAGAAGCCCGATAGTTCAGGTCAAAGGAGACGCGGGTCCCGTGTTCCTTGGCGCGGCGAGCCAGGTCGACGCACAGCTGTGACGTCGAGGGGGACAGCGCGGCAATCAACCCGGACAGGTGCAAGATCTTGACCCCGTCTTCGGCGAAGAGCCGGTCCAGGTCAAAGTCGGCGGCCGACAGGGTCAGCCCCACCTCCCCGGCGCGGTCGTTCCACACTCGGGGGCCGCGGCCGCCAAACCCGGAATCAGCGATGTTGAACTGGTGGCGATAGCCCCAGGCATCCCCCTGGGCCAACTCGGGCCCCTCGTAGGCCATCCCGCGTGAACGCAGGTTGGCCCGAATCAGGTTGGAAATGGGCGAGCCGGCCACGAAGTTGGTCAGCACTTTGACGGGTTCACCCAGGGACGAGGCGATTGAGGCCACGTTGGTTTCCGCTGAAGTCACGTGCAGCAGGAACCGGTCAGCCGTATGCACGGGAGCCCGATTCTCGGGGGTGATCCGCACACCCATCGAGGTGGGGACCACCAGTGACCAGCGAGCGTCGGCGCGAAGTTCCACGACTAGGCCTCCACTTCCGGACGCCCCGGCTCCGCCCACAGGGTGTGGAACGAGCCTTCCTTGTCGATTCGCCGGTAGGTGTGGGCGCCGAAGAAGTCGCGTTGGCCCTGAATCAGAGCGGCCGGCAACCGTTCGGCCCGAACGCCGTCGTAGTAGGCCAGGGAAGAGCTAAACACCGGAGTGGGAGCGCCGTGCAGGGCCGCGGCCGCCACCAGTCGGCGCCAGTGCGGCAACGCCTCGACGATCTTGGCGTAGAAGTAGTCGTCGCCAATCAGCAGGGGCAGTTCGGGGTTCTTTTCGAACGCCTTGGTGATCTCACCGAGGAAAGCGGCCCGGATAATGCAGCCACCCCGCCAGATGCGGGCCATGTCGCCCAGGTTGATCTCCCAGCCGTACTCGGCGGCGGCCGCCTGAATCTCGTTGAATCCCTGCGAGTAGGCCACCACCTTGGAAGCGTAAAGTGCCTGGCGAACGTCCTCGATGAATGCTTCCGGATCGGTCACATTCCAGTCCTCGGCTTCAGCGGCGAACTGCCGGGCAGCAGCGCGTTGAGCCGGGGAGGACGACAGGCCGCGAGCAAAGGTGGCCTCGCCGATCCCGGTGACGGGCACGCCCAGGTCCAAAGCTGTTTGGGTGGTCCAGGCACCGGTCCCCTTCTGGCCGGCAGCGTCGACAATCAGGTCCACCAGCGGGGTGTCCCCGTCGAGTTGCCGGAGTACCTCGACCGAGATCTCCATCAGGTAGGAGTCCAGGTCGCCGCGGTTCCACTCCGCAAAAATGTCGGCAATCTGTGCCGGGGTCAGCCCGAGCGCGCGCCGCAACAGGTCGTAGGCCTCGCCAATCACCTGCATGTCGGCGTACTCAATCCCGTTGTGAACCATCTTGACGAAGTGGCCCGCACCGTCGGCCCCGACGTGGGTGCAGCAGGGCTCCCCGTCCACGTGCGCCGAAATCGACTCGAGCATCGGGCCGAGCCGGTCGTAGGACTCGGGTGAGCCACCCGGCATGATCGAGGGCCCCCACAGGGCCCCCTCTTCCCCACCGGAAACGCCGCAACCGACGAAGTGCAGTCCCCGTTCACGCAGGGATGCTTCGCGCCGGCGCGTGTCGGTGAACAGAGAGTTGCCGCAGTCGACAATGATGTCTCCCTCATCCATCCGCGCCGCCAGCTCCTCGATCACCGCGTCGGTGGCCTGGCCGGCCTTGACCATCACGATCGCACAGCGCGGCCGGGACAGTGCGGCAACGAAATCGTCCATTGATTCGCACGGAATGAAACCGGTTTCCGCACCGTACTTTTCCATCACGGATTCGGTGCGAGCTGGGGTCCGGTTATGGACCGCCACTTTGTGGCCGTGCCGAGCGAAGTTACGGGCCAGATTTGAGCCCATCACTCCCATCCCGGTGACGCCAATATCTGCACTACCTGCCTGGGGGGCGGGAAAAGTCATTTCGTTCTCCTTCGTCGAAAATGTAGCTCAATCTAAGGTTCAACTGCCGACCGTTGAAATACCTACAGTTGCCACATTTTGCCACTTGCCAACCGGTTGCCATTGGCAACATCCGGCAACCTGAACTGTGGGAACTGTGCCTTTGATTAGGTAATGATAGTCGGAAGGACCGATCAGGCGACGACGCCAAGGAGGAGTTTTCATCATGGTTGATTTGACTGCCACCCCTTTCAACTTGGACGAGGACGCGGTTCGCTGGGTCCGAGAGACCATCGCCCAGATGAGCGTGGATGAGAAGATCGGACAGCTCTTCGTCAACATGGGCGCAGAGCGAACCGAAGAATATCTGACCGGAGTCCTGGACAACTACCATATCGGGGCGGTCCGCTACAATCCCGGCACGGCCGCGGAAGTCTGGGAACAGAACCATATTCTGCAGACCAAGTCGAAGATCCCCCTGCTAATTGCCGCCAACACCGAAGCCGGTGGCAACGGCGCCTGCACCGACGGGACCTACGTCGGATTTGAGGTCAAAATTGGCGCCACCAACGATCCGAAGTGGGCCTACGAGATGGGTCGCGTTTCCGGAGTGGAAGCGTCCGCCATCGGCTGCAACTGGTCCTTCGCCCCGATCGTGGACATCATGCGCAACTGGCGCAACCCCATCATTTCCAACCGTTCCTGGGGCGGGGACCCGGACCTGGTGCTGGAGATGTCCCGCGCCTACATGCGCGGGATCATGGAGTCGGGCATCCTGCCCGCGGCCAAGCACTTCCCCGGGGATGGTATCGACGAACGCGACCAGCACCTGTCCGCCTCGATCAACTCGTACAGCTGCGAGGAGTGGGACCAGACTTTCGGCCGGGTTTACCAGGGACTGATTGACGAGGGGCTGCCCTCACTGATGGTCGGTCACATCATGTTGCCGGCCTATCAGCAGCGCTTCAACCCGGATCTGACCCCCGACGACCTGCTGCCGGCCACCCTGTCGAAGGAAATCCTCACCGACCTGCTGCGCGGACAGATGGGCTTCAACGGCGTGGTCGTCACCGATGCCTCCCACATGGTCGGCCTGACCGGTGCCATGGCACGCCGGGACCTGTTGCCAACCGCGATTGCCGCCGGTTGCGACCTGTTCCTGTTCTTCAATGATCCCGACGAGGACTTCGCCTGGATGAAGCAGGGCTACGAGAACGGTGTCATCACCGAGGAGCGCCTCCAGGAAGCCCTGGAGCGGATCCTGGGGTTGAAAGCCCGGCTCGGGCTGCACCGGACCCCGCGCGAACAGATCCTGCCCCCGAAGGAGGAGGCGCTGGCCCGGGTCGGTCTGCCCGAGAACAAGCAGTTGGCGATCGAGGTCACCGATGCGGCCGTGACCCTGGTCAAAGCCAAGCAGCCCGAGGTGCTTCCGCTGAGCCCGGACCGGTTCCCCCGCGTCCTCGTGGTGCCCGTCTCCGGCCCAATCAACCCGATTTCGGGAGCGTTTGGCGGGGGTGGCGCAGCCGAGCACCCCGCGATCAAGACCGCCCGTCTGCTCGAAGAGCGCGGGTACCAGGTGACGATCCACGAGTCCCTGTTCGACAAGCTGACCAAGATGAGCCGGGAAGAACAGGCCGATGCCGTGCGAAACGTGTACGCCTCGAAAGCTCCGATCGCCCAGATTACCGACAACTACGACCTGGTGGTCCTCGTCGGCAAAATCGACGGCATGATGCAGCCCACCGAGCGGGTCATGTGGCCGGCCACAAAGGGAACGGTGGACATCCCCTGGTACGTCCACGAGGTCCCCACCATCTACGTGTCGATGGCCTCGCCCTACGATCTGGTGGATGTGCCGCAGGTGAAAACCTACATCAACGCCTACGACGACCGTGACTTCACCATCACCGCTGTGGTCGACAAACTCGAAGGCAAGTCGCAGTTCCGCGGGGTCTCCCCCGTTGACGCCTTCTGCGGCAAGCCGGACACTCAGATCTAGGGGGAACTGTGGACTTTCAACCCAGCGCCGATTTTTTCGTCGGGATCGACTCGGACGGGTGCGCGATGGACGCGATGGACATCAAGCATCAGGAATGTTTCACTCCCGCCTACATCAAGTATTTTGACCTGCAGGCCGCCTCGACCCTGGTCCGGGAAACCGCACTGTTCGTGAACCTGCATTCCACCACTCGGGGGCAGAACCGATGGGTCGCCCTGGCCCGGCTGTTCGAACTGTTGAAGCAGCGTCCCGAGGTGCTCGAACGCGGGGTCACCCTGCCGGAGGGCACCGAACTGCAGAAGTTCCTCGACTCGGACTTCCCCCGATCGGATGCGGGGATCGCCGCCTTTGCCGCGGAGAACCCGTCCGCGGAGATCGAGCAATGCATCGAGTGGGGCCACGGCGTCAACCGCCTGATCGAATGGATGGTCCACGGCTGCGCTCCTTTCCCCGGGGCACGCGAGGCGATCCAGGCGATGCAGGGCAAGGTCGACTGCATGACGGTCTCAGCCACCCCGATCGCGGCGTTGGAGCGCGAGTGGGCCGAGCACGATCTGGCTCGGTACATGCGGGTAATTGCCGGCCAGGAAATGGGCTCGAAAGCCCAGCACGTCCAGCAGGCCGCTAAGGGACGCTACCCCGATGATCACATCATGCTGATTGGTGACGCCCCGGGCGACCGCGACTCCGCCTTCTCAGAGGGAGTCCTCTTCTACCCGATCAATCCGGGGGGAGAAGCCGAATCCTGGCGCCGTTTCCGCGAGGAAGCCCTCGACCGGTTCCTGGACGGCACCTACCGGGGCGCCTATCAGGACTCGCTGGTGGCCGAGTTTGAAGCTCTCCTTCCCGCCAACCCACCGTGGAAGACAATCTGATGTGGCGACTGACCGGATTTGCTGACGAGGCTGCCCCCGAACCAGCCGACCAGATTGCGTTGCTGCAGCGGCTGGGCCTGTCCCACGTGGAGTTGCGCTCCGCTTGGTTCACCAAGGTGCTGGATCTCGATTCCACTCAATTGGCGAACCTGCAGGCACAGTTCCAGGACGGGGGCATCTCCCTCTCAATGCTGGGGACGGACCTGGGGAAGATTCCGATTCAGGCCGACTTCGGTCCCCACCTGGACCGGACCAAGCGGGCAATGGAGGTGGCGGATCAGTTCGGCACCGACCGGATCCGAACGTTCTCTTTCTTCCTGCCCCCGGGTGAGGATCCCGCCCAATTTCGCCACCAGGTCCTGGACCGGCTGTCCGCCATGGTGGAGATCGCGGGCGACGCGAACAAGACCCTGATGCACGAAAATGAAAAAGAGATCTACGGCGACGTCCCCTCCCGGGTGACCGAACTGGCCGAGGCGCTGGATCCACGCCACTTTGAGCTGATCTTCGACCCGGCCAACTACGTCCAGTGCGGGGTCTCCCCGATGGACGCCTATCCCCTGGCGCGCACGACCTACATTCATATCAAAGACGCCCGGGCCGACGACCACTCGGTCGTTCCTGCCGGCGAAGGCGACGGTCAGATCCCCCAGTTGCTGGAGGCGCTGGACCGGGACGGCTACGACGGGTTTTTCTCGATCGAACCACACCTGGGCGACTTCGACGCTTTCGGTGGCCTCTGCGGTCCGGAACTGTGGGAAAAGGCGTTCCGCTCCTTTGTCGAGTTGCTAGGGGACCGCCCATGGGCCTGAGGGCCGCCATCATCGGCTGCGGCGACATCCACGTGGTGCACCGCGCCGCGCTGGAGCGCCTACCCGAAGTGGACCTGGTGGCGGTGGCGGAGGTGGAGCCCTCCCGCTGCCCCTCCGACGTGCGAGCCTACGCCGACTACCGGGAGCTGCTGGAGCAGGAACGGCCCGACGTGGTCCACATCTGCACCCCGCACGACCAGCACGTGGAGCCGGCGCTGGCGGCAGTAAGCCACGGAGTGCACGTGGTGTTGGAAAAGCCGCTGGCAGCGCACCTGCCGGCCGCCGAGCGCCTGGTCGAGTGCATGGTGGAGCGCCAGCAACCCGGGGTGAAGGTGGCCCTCTGCTATCAGAATCGCTACAACCTCTCCTACGCAAAAGCGAAAGAGCTGATCGACTCGGGCCGACTGGGCGAGGTTTACGGCTCCGTCGCCGCGGTGCCGTGGAAACGAACCCGCGACTACTACCAGTCCCGCCCCTGGCGCGGATCCTGGCGGCAAAGCGGTGGGGGCGTCCTGATCAACCAGGCCATCCATACGATCGACGCGCTTTCGTGGTTTTTCGGCGGGATTGAAACGGTCTCCGGCATGGCCACCAGGACCGAGTTTGCCGACCTGATCGAGGTGGAGGACACCGCGTTTGCGCGGTTCACCCACCCGAACGGTCAGGTGAGCCAGTTCTTCGCCACCGTCACCGGACCGGTCCAGGCTCCCGTCAGCATCGACATTTTCGCCGAGCACGCCAACCTGCACATTCAAGATGGCCTCCTGGTCCAGTGGAAGGGCCGGCCGGAAGAGTACTACCCCGAGCGCCAACTCGGCGGTGAGGGCCGGGACTACTGGGGTGTCTCCCACGAACTGCTGATCGCCGACTTCTATCGGCAGCTAGATCAACCGGAGCCATTCTGGCTCGGACCCGCTCAGGGCATCGAGGCCCTGCAGGTCATCAAACAAATCCAGGCCCAGTCACCCGAGTGGGCCGCACTAGTGCAAGTGGAGGGGTAGGCAATGGTACGTTTGGGCATCATTGGGCTGGGCGCCCAGGGCAGCTTTTACGCAAACTTTATCGAGGCGGGACGGGTCGACCGGATGACGGTGGGCGCCATCTGCGACGTGGACCAGTCGAAACAGGCTCGGGCAGACGAGCTGGGGGTCCCCTTTTTCACCGACTACTTGGAAATGCTAGATTCGGGGGCGGTCGACGCGGTGGTCACCACCGTCCCCCACTACCTGCACCCGGAAATGGGCATCGCCGCCCTTAGCCGCGGCATTCCGGTCCTGATTGAGAAGCCGGCCGGGGTCTACACCAAGCAGGTGGAGGAACTGTTCGACTACGCGGACCAGCATCCCGACGTTACCTTCGCGATCATGTTCAACCAGCGAACCAACCCGCTCTACGTCGATCTGAAAGCCTTGATTGACTCGGGCGAACTCGGTCAGTTGCGCCACACCTCCTGGATCATTACCACCTGGTGGCGCCCCCAGGCCTACTACGACCAGTCGGAGTGGCGGGCCACCTGGGGCGGCGAGGGCGGAGGGGTGCTGGTCAATCAGGCCCCCCACCAACTCGACCTGTGGCAGTGGCTCTGCGGCAGCCCCGAGCGGTGCTTTGCCCGGCTCGGATTCGGGTTCCAGCGCGACATTGTCACCGAGGACGAGGTGAACGCGGTGGTCGACTTTGGCGGCGGCGCCTCCGGCCACTTCCTCACCTCCACCAACGACCTGATCAGCACCGACCGACTGGAGATCCTCTTTGACCGGGGCAAAGTCGTGGTGGATAACTCGGCCAAGGTGACCATCTACCGGCTAGTTGACGACGAACGGGCCATCTCTGACCGCACCACCCCGGAAGACGTGCGGCTCATGTTCACGGGGCAGACCGATCCGACCAGCTTCTACTCGGTCGAGGAAAAAGAGTACACCTCCGTCTGGGGAGAGCAGCACTGCCAGGTGCTGTCCAACTTTGCCGCCGCCATTCTCGACGGCGCTCCCCTGATCGCCCAGGGGCGGGAGGGCATCCGCGGCGTTCGCCTGGCCAACGCTATGCAGCTTTCGGCCTGGACCGACCGCGACATCGACCTGGTCAACTTCCCGGCCGAGGAGTACCTGACCGAGCTAAACCGGCGAATTGCCGAAGAGGGCAAGTTCGCGCAGCGAGACTAAGGAGAATCATGGCTGTTCTGGGCGTGCAGATGATGATGTTGAAAGAGCAGGTGGCCGAGGCGGGCATGTTTGCCGTCCTGGAGCGCCTGCGGGAGCTGGATCTGGACGCCGTCGAGGTGTCGCAGATTCCGATGGACGAGGCGAACACGGCCGACCTCGAACGGGGAGTATCCGAGTTAGGAATTGAGGTGGCGGCCCTCTCGATTGCGATGGGGCCCTCCCCGGTTGGGGCCGACGACGTCACCACCAAGTTCGACAAGATTGTGGCTGACTGCCAGCGACTGGGAACCAGATTTGTCCGGATCGGAATGATGCCCACATGGGCCATGACCTCCAGGGAGAACACCGAGAAGTGGGCGGCCCAGTGTCAGCCCTGGGCCGAGCGGTTTGCAGCCGAGGGCATCACGATGTGCTACCACAACCACCACGTGGACCTGGCCCAGTTCGACGGCGAGCGGATTTTCGACATTGTTCGGCGCGTGGCCCCGGCACTGCAGTTTGAGGTGGACCTGCACTGGGTTCAGCGCGGCGGAATGGCCCCGTTGGACATGCTAAAGGCCTACACCGGGGTCTGCCGGCTGATCCACGTGAAGGACTACCGGGTGGTGCCGCTGCCCCTGGAGGCCGATGAACTTCTCAAGCAGGGGGATTACCCCGGCTTCATGGCGCAGTTCCTCTCGTTGGCCCAGTTTGCCGAGGTGGGCGCGGGAAATATGAACTGGCCTGAGCTGCTGCCGGCCGCGATCGCCGCCGGAGCGGAGTACTTCCTGATCGAACAGGATGATACTTACGGCCGGGACCCGTTTGACTGCATTCGCGACTCTCGGGAGTACCTGCGGTCGATCGGATATTAGCTTTCCTGTGGAGGGGAAGATGAAAGGAGCCCGACCGGGAGGTCGGGCTCCTTTACTAGCAGATCAGGTTAGGCTGCCGTGATTTCCAGCCCCAAATAGGCTGCTGCGCGTTCGCGAGAGGCCGGTTGTTCCAACTCTTCTAGCGCCTGCGTCACTTCCGGGTTAGTCCAATCGGAGAACCAGGGGCGCACAGAATCGGCCAGGCTGTTTTCCAACAGGTTATTTGCCTGCCGACCGCGCAGTAGATCACGTACCGAGACGAGTGCTACTACATTGTTGTTATTCAATTTTCTCACCTTCTTCTTCCTTCCAGGCAGTTGGGGTACGCAGCGATCGCGCAGTGAGCCAACTTGCCACCTCAGTGCCTTCGTTCTGCGACTTCGCGCTGAAGGCAACTGATCAAGTATGGCAGACCTGGAGGAAGAAGGCAAGCCCTACTGGGTTTTCAGGTCTCCCACGTTGTGCACGCGGACCAGGTTGGATGAGCCCGGGACCCCCGGCGGCATCCCGGCGACCAGCACCAGACCATCGCCCATGTGGGCAATTCTAGCGTCCTGCACCACCTCGTCCACCAGCGCGACCATCTGATCGGTGTGCTCCGCCTCGGGTGCCAGAATCGGCTGCACCCCCCAGGAAAGGGCCAGCTGGTTTCGCACCTCAACGATCGGGGTGAAGGCCAGGTGAGGAATTGGGCTGCGCAGGCGCGCCATCTGCTTGGCGGTGCTGCCCGTCTGGGTGAAGGTCACCAGGTAGCGCGAATCGAGGCTCTCGGCAATGTTGGCCGCGGCCTCGCAGATCACACCGGAGCGGTCCACCGCGAACGCACCCAGCGGGGCGATTCGTTCGCCACCGTTTTCCTCGGTGCTCTCGATGATGGAAGCCATGGTCCGAACCGCCTCGATCGGGTAGTCCCCGACGGAGGTTTCCCCCGACAGCATGACCGCGTCGGCGCCGTCCAAAATGGCGTTGGCGCAGTCGGAAGCTTCGGCCCGGGTGGGGCGCGGGTTGTGGATCATCGAGTCCATCACCTGGGTGGCCACAATCACCGGCTTGGAGGCACGGCGAGCCAGTTCAATGGCTCGCTTCTGGACCAGGGGAACCGCCTCCAGCGGCATTTCCACCCCGAGGTCGCCGCGGGCCACCATGATCCCGTCGAAGGCGTCAATCACGGAGGTGAGCGCGTCCACCGCCTGCGGCTTCTCAATCTTGGCGATTACCGGCCGAACGATCCCAACGTCCTCCATGATCTGGCGAACATCGTCGTAGTCGGCGGCGTTGCGCACGAACGACAGGGCGATAAAGTCAGCCCCCACGCGCAGTCCCCAGCGCAGGTCTTCCCGGTCCTTCTCGGACAGGGCGGGCACCGAGACCGCCACGCCGGGCAGGTTCAGGCCTTTGTGATCCGACACCATGCCGGGAACTTCCACCCGGGTCACCACGTCGGTGTCGGTCACCTCAATCACCCGGACCGAGACGTTGCCGTCGTCGATTAGCAGGCGGTCACCGGGTCGACAGTCTCCTGGGAGACCCTTAAACGTGGTGCCAACCAACTCCTTGGTGCCGGGCACGTCCCGGGTCGTGATGGTGAAGATGTCACCCACTTCCAGCCGCTGAGGTCCCTCCGCAAAGGTCTCTAGCCGAATCTTGGGGCCCTGCAGGTCCACCAGCACCGCCACCGGGCGACCGGAGGTCTCCGAGGCACGGCGAACCCGCTTGATCACCTGCTCGTGCTGCTCAGCAGTGCCGTGACTGCGGTTAATGCGAGCCACGTCCATCCCGGCATCCACCAGGGCTTGGATTTGCTCCGGAGAGTCCGTTGCCGGTCCAATCGTGCAGACAATCTTGGCTCTACGCATACTTCACCATACCTATATCCATGCCCAATGCTGCGAACCCGCAGCGATCAACTCCTATCCTACGCTGTCCCGAGAAAGTCTCAGGTTAAATTGCCGTTTCCTCCCGTGAATCGGGCAACGGCTCGTCCTCTTCTGCCAGCTCAACAGCCACTCGGGCTGAGTCGTCAGCTTCTTCCACATCCTGCTTGCCCACGCGGGCAAAATAGTCGGCTCGCTCCGGTGGGAGCACTTCGGCCGGAGCCCCCACCCGCCTGGTGACGAAGAACAAGATGATCCCCAACACCACGACAAAGAGTGCGGTCCAGCCGTTCAGACGCAACCCCAGGTAGGTGCGCGCTTCGTCAATTCGGATGGCCTCAACCCAGAACCGACCCACCCCGTACATCACCAGGTAGAGCGACATCACCTGACCGGACTTGAACCGGAACTGCCGGTCCAGCCAGATCAGCAGCAGCGCCATGGTGATATTCCAAATGCCCTCGTACAGGAAGGTCGGATGGAACAGGGTTCCCTCCGGGTACCCGGGGGGCAGGTGGGCAGCATCAATTTCCAGGCCCCACGGCAGGGTCGTCGGACCGCCGAACAGTTCCTGGTTGAAGTAGTTACCCCACCGGCCCAGCACCTGGGCCAGCAGAAGTCCGGGAGCTAACGCGTCCGCAAACGGGCCCACTCGCTGGCCGGCTCGCCGCAGTCCAATGTAGGCTCCGACCGCTCCCAGGGCGACGGCGCCCCAAATGGCCATGCCGCCTTCCCAGATTCGCAGGATCGCCCACGGGTCTTTGCCCGGCCCCCAGTACGATTCAGGCGTCGTGAACACGTGGTACAGGCGACCCCCAACGATGCCGAAGGGGATGGCCCACAGGGCCGCGTCCAACACCACTTCGCCGACGCCGCCGCGGGCGCGATAGCGTTTGTACGCGACCCAGGTGGCGAGGGCCATCGCCGTCACCATCAAAATGCCGTAGGCGCGGATCGGAATTGGGCCCAGCCACCAGACTCCCTGGGCGGGCGAAGGAATCGACATTGCGATCATCTAGTTGTTCCCTTTCCTGGCCCCGTCCACTCCCCGGCGCAATTCTTGAGCCAGGGCGGCGAGACTCGCTAGCGCCCTATCGTACTCCTGTGTCAACAGCGGTTTGATGAACGCGGAACCGACGATGACCCCGTCCGCGTAGGCGCCAATGTCGCGCGCCTGCTGCCCGTTAGAGACCCCCAGACCGACGCAGACGGTGTCGGCTCCGGCCGCGCGCACGCGCCCCACCAGGGCGGATAGGCGTTCGTCTATCCAGCTGCGCTGACCGGTCACCCCCATGGCCGAGGCGGCATACACCCACCCGCGGCTCTCCTGGGCAATCAGTTTGAGCCGGTCCTCTGTGGAGGAAAGTGCGGCCAGAAACACCCGCTCAAGGTCATACTGTTCGGAGGCCGCGCGCCACTGGGCCGACTCTTCCGGGGGAAGGTCCGGCGTGATCAGCCCCGAGCCGCCCGCAGCGGCAAAGTCCCGCGCAAAGCGCTCCACCCCGTACCAATGGACGGGATTCCAGTAGGTCATCGAGAGAATCGGAGCCCCGCCGGCGGACAGCTGTTCGACCGCTCCGAGCAGATCTTCCAGGTGAACGCCTCGCTGCAGGGCGATGGTGGTGGCCTGTTGAATCACCGGCCCATCCATGGCCGGATCCGAGTAGGGAAAGCCCAGCTCAATCGCGTCCACCCCGTTGTCCAACAGGACCTGGGCCGCCTCAATTGACTGTGGCACCGAGGGGAACCCGACCGGAAGGTAACCGATCAGAGCCGCGTTCCCGCGGGCAACTTGAGCTTTGATAACCGGGGTACTGCTGGTCATTGGGCCACCTCCTTCTTTGACGGGTCCACTACTTCCTCTTTTGCCTGCCCCAAGCCGAAATAGGCCGCCGCCGTGTCCATATCTTTGTCGCCGCGCCCCGACAGGTTCACAATCACGGTCGGGTGGGCCGGAGCCTGTCCGGATTCCAACCACTCGAGCGCGGCCGCCAGCGCGTGGGCGGACTCAATCGCCGGAATGATTCCCTCCGTCTGCGACAGTCGGCGGAATGCCTCCATTGCGGCCGCGTCGGTCACGGGCAGATAGGTGGCCCGGCCACTCTCCGCCAGGTGGGCGTGCTGGGGCCCGACCCCGGGGTAGTCCAACCCGGCCGAAATGGAGTGGGAGGCACGAGTCTGGCCGTCACGTTCCTGCAGCACGTAGGTCTTGGCCCCGTGCAGGATGCCCACTTCCCCAACGGTGATCGAGGCGGCGGTCCGCCCGGTGGTGACGCCATCTCCCCCGGCCTCGGCCCCAAATAGGGCCACCTCCGGATCTGAGAGGAAAGCGGTGAAAATGCCGATCGCGTTGGAGCCGCCCCCAACGCAGGCGAAGACCGCGTCGGGCAGGGAGCCGGTTTGCGCCAGGATTTGGGCCCTCGCCTCGTCCCCGATTACCCGCTGCAGGTCCCGGACCATATCTGGGAACGGGTGTGGGCCGGCTGCGGTCCCAAACACATAGTTGGTGGTCTCCACGTTGGTCACCCAGTC
Proteins encoded:
- a CDS encoding PfkB family carbohydrate kinase — its product is MELRADARWSLVVPTSMGVRITPENRAPVHTADRFLLHVTSAETNVASIASSLGEPVKVLTNFVAGSPISNLIRANLRSRGMAYEGPELAQGDAWGYRHQFNIADSGFGGRGPRVWNDRAGEVGLTLSAADFDLDRLFAEDGVKILHLSGLIAALSPSTSQLCVDLARRAKEHGTRVSFDLNYRASFWAGREDELAAAFHEIASHCDVLYGNEEDFQLCLGIQGPEAGGESISDKIQNFQEMITRISQAYPQAHYIGTSLREVVSANRHKWGMILWHDGEFNVADLRDIEVMDRIGGGDGSVGGVLYGILQGWEARRCMEFGWATGALAATTVADYATPADEEQVWSIWAGNARVKR
- the gndA gene encoding NADP-dependent phosphogluconate dehydrogenase — translated: MTFPAPQAGSADIGVTGMGVMGSNLARNFARHGHKVAVHNRTPARTESVMEKYGAETGFIPCESMDDFVAALSRPRCAIVMVKAGQATDAVIEELAARMDEGDIIVDCGNSLFTDTRRREASLRERGLHFVGCGVSGGEEGALWGPSIMPGGSPESYDRLGPMLESISAHVDGEPCCTHVGADGAGHFVKMVHNGIEYADMQVIGEAYDLLRRALGLTPAQIADIFAEWNRGDLDSYLMEISVEVLRQLDGDTPLVDLIVDAAGQKGTGAWTTQTALDLGVPVTGIGEATFARGLSSSPAQRAAARQFAAEAEDWNVTDPEAFIEDVRQALYASKVVAYSQGFNEIQAAAAEYGWEINLGDMARIWRGGCIIRAAFLGEITKAFEKNPELPLLIGDDYFYAKIVEALPHWRRLVAAAALHGAPTPVFSSSLAYYDGVRAERLPAALIQGQRDFFGAHTYRRIDKEGSFHTLWAEPGRPEVEA
- a CDS encoding glycoside hydrolase family 3 protein; its protein translation is MVDLTATPFNLDEDAVRWVRETIAQMSVDEKIGQLFVNMGAERTEEYLTGVLDNYHIGAVRYNPGTAAEVWEQNHILQTKSKIPLLIAANTEAGGNGACTDGTYVGFEVKIGATNDPKWAYEMGRVSGVEASAIGCNWSFAPIVDIMRNWRNPIISNRSWGGDPDLVLEMSRAYMRGIMESGILPAAKHFPGDGIDERDQHLSASINSYSCEEWDQTFGRVYQGLIDEGLPSLMVGHIMLPAYQQRFNPDLTPDDLLPATLSKEILTDLLRGQMGFNGVVVTDASHMVGLTGAMARRDLLPTAIAAGCDLFLFFNDPDEDFAWMKQGYENGVITEERLQEALERILGLKARLGLHRTPREQILPPKEEALARVGLPENKQLAIEVTDAAVTLVKAKQPEVLPLSPDRFPRVLVVPVSGPINPISGAFGGGGAAEHPAIKTARLLEERGYQVTIHESLFDKLTKMSREEQADAVRNVYASKAPIAQITDNYDLVVLVGKIDGMMQPTERVMWPATKGTVDIPWYVHEVPTIYVSMASPYDLVDVPQVKTYINAYDDRDFTITAVVDKLEGKSQFRGVSPVDAFCGKPDTQI
- a CDS encoding sugar phosphate isomerase/epimerase, encoding MEDNLMWRLTGFADEAAPEPADQIALLQRLGLSHVELRSAWFTKVLDLDSTQLANLQAQFQDGGISLSMLGTDLGKIPIQADFGPHLDRTKRAMEVADQFGTDRIRTFSFFLPPGEDPAQFRHQVLDRLSAMVEIAGDANKTLMHENEKEIYGDVPSRVTELAEALDPRHFELIFDPANYVQCGVSPMDAYPLARTTYIHIKDARADDHSVVPAGEGDGQIPQLLEALDRDGYDGFFSIEPHLGDFDAFGGLCGPELWEKAFRSFVELLGDRPWA
- a CDS encoding Gfo/Idh/MocA family oxidoreductase, producing MGLRAAIIGCGDIHVVHRAALERLPEVDLVAVAEVEPSRCPSDVRAYADYRELLEQERPDVVHICTPHDQHVEPALAAVSHGVHVVLEKPLAAHLPAAERLVECMVERQQPGVKVALCYQNRYNLSYAKAKELIDSGRLGEVYGSVAAVPWKRTRDYYQSRPWRGSWRQSGGGVLINQAIHTIDALSWFFGGIETVSGMATRTEFADLIEVEDTAFARFTHPNGQVSQFFATVTGPVQAPVSIDIFAEHANLHIQDGLLVQWKGRPEEYYPERQLGGEGRDYWGVSHELLIADFYRQLDQPEPFWLGPAQGIEALQVIKQIQAQSPEWAALVQVEG